The Xanthomonas sp. DAR 34887 genome has a segment encoding these proteins:
- a CDS encoding SDR family NAD(P)-dependent oxidoreductase, whose product MSSNRFEGKVVAITGGTDGIGLVTAQAFAAEGAQVYITGRRQERLDAAVAEIGRGAVGVQGDVGVPQDMDRLYARIQRDHGRLDVVFANAGVSESAALGEIDEAHLERLLTTNVKGTVFTVQKALPLMTTGGAVILAGSVAGSTGIGGLSIYSATKAAIRSLARTWTTDLKDRGIRVNVISPGMVHTPAMQTYLERNAGAEDAFKQMIPFGRLGSSEEIAEAVLFLASDAARFVAGHELFVDGGVMAV is encoded by the coding sequence ATGAGCAGCAATCGATTCGAGGGCAAGGTCGTCGCGATCACCGGTGGCACCGACGGCATCGGGCTGGTGACGGCGCAGGCGTTCGCGGCCGAGGGCGCGCAGGTCTACATCACCGGACGGCGGCAGGAGCGGCTGGACGCGGCCGTGGCGGAGATCGGCCGCGGCGCCGTGGGCGTGCAGGGCGATGTCGGCGTGCCACAGGACATGGACCGGCTGTACGCACGCATCCAGCGGGATCACGGCCGGCTGGATGTCGTCTTCGCCAACGCCGGCGTGTCCGAGTCCGCCGCGCTCGGCGAGATCGACGAGGCGCACCTGGAGCGCTTGCTGACGACCAACGTCAAGGGCACCGTCTTCACCGTGCAGAAGGCGCTGCCGCTGATGACGACCGGTGGCGCCGTGATCCTGGCCGGCTCCGTGGCGGGCAGCACGGGCATCGGCGGGCTGTCCATTTACAGCGCGACGAAGGCGGCCATCCGCTCCCTGGCGCGTACCTGGACCACCGACCTGAAGGACCGCGGCATCCGCGTGAACGTGATTTCACCCGGCATGGTCCACACGCCGGCGATGCAGACCTATCTGGAGCGGAACGCAGGCGCCGAGGATGCCTTCAAGCAGATGATCCCGTTCGGCCGCCTCGGTAGCTCGGAGGAGATTGCCGAGGCGGTGCTGTTCCTGGCCTCGGACGCGGCCAGGTTCGTCGCCGGGCACGAGCTGTTCGTCGATGGCGGGGTCATGGCGGTCTAG
- a CDS encoding TetR/AcrR family transcriptional regulator: MTTDTPLRADAQRNRERLLAAAEEVFLERGAEASMEDVAKRAGVGIGTLYRRFPTRESLFAAAYSARFLSLAAASHARAGTLDPLAALRLYLEDLVLHTSVYRGLAASLGAMLQSGTPGCDAIGKEGRRLLRLGQKSGVVRRDVSFDDLVAVAMATSLVTEQLERPKARIAHLIGLFLGGIEARD; this comes from the coding sequence TTGACGACCGATACCCCCTTGCGTGCCGATGCCCAGCGCAACCGCGAGCGCTTGCTCGCCGCGGCCGAGGAGGTGTTCCTGGAGCGCGGCGCCGAGGCGTCGATGGAAGACGTCGCCAAGCGCGCCGGTGTCGGCATCGGGACGCTCTACCGCCGCTTCCCCACGCGCGAGTCGCTGTTCGCCGCGGCCTACAGCGCGCGCTTCCTGTCGCTCGCCGCGGCCAGCCACGCACGCGCCGGCACGCTCGATCCATTGGCCGCGCTGCGCCTGTATCTGGAGGACCTGGTGCTGCACACCAGCGTCTACCGCGGGCTTGCCGCTTCGCTCGGCGCGATGCTGCAGAGCGGTACGCCGGGATGCGATGCCATCGGCAAGGAGGGACGGCGGCTGCTGCGGCTCGGGCAGAAATCCGGCGTCGTCCGCCGCGATGTCAGCTTCGACGATCTCGTCGCCGTGGCCATGGCGACCTCGCTGGTCACCGAGCAGCTGGAAAGGCCGAAGGCGCGCATCGCGCACCTGATCGGGCTGTTCCTCGGTGGGATCGAAGCGCGCGACTAG
- a CDS encoding AraC family transcriptional regulator, whose product MILALHGAVTCQVERALWIVPPQCGVWIPGGMPHSNRATANARLCYLFVEPGLVALPHHCVTLSISPMVREMILHLADTPLDAPRDGHTDRLARVLLDELVQMPAERVSLPVSQHPKVRALADALAANPADRSTIAQWAQRLALGERTLTRLIASETGLSFGRWRQRLHLLVAIRELAAGASVQRVSESLGYESVTAFITMFKKTLGLSPTRYFAARSRRGSSATRDGT is encoded by the coding sequence TTGATCCTGGCCCTGCACGGGGCCGTGACCTGCCAGGTGGAACGAGCGCTGTGGATCGTGCCGCCGCAGTGCGGGGTGTGGATTCCCGGCGGCATGCCGCACAGCAACCGCGCCACCGCCAATGCGCGGCTGTGCTACCTGTTCGTCGAGCCCGGCCTGGTGGCCCTGCCGCACCACTGCGTGACGCTGTCCATTTCGCCGATGGTGCGGGAGATGATCCTGCACCTGGCCGACACGCCGCTCGACGCCCCGCGCGATGGGCACACCGATCGGCTGGCGCGCGTGCTGCTGGACGAACTGGTGCAGATGCCGGCCGAACGCGTATCGCTGCCGGTCAGCCAGCATCCGAAGGTGCGGGCGCTGGCCGATGCGCTGGCCGCGAACCCGGCGGACCGCAGCACCATCGCCCAGTGGGCGCAGCGCCTGGCGCTGGGAGAGCGCACGTTGACGCGCCTGATCGCGAGCGAAACTGGCCTGTCCTTCGGGCGCTGGCGGCAACGGCTGCATCTGCTCGTGGCCATCCGCGAACTCGCCGCTGGCGCCTCGGTGCAGCGGGTCTCCGAAAGCCTTGGCTACGAGTCGGTCACCGCGTTCATCACCATGTTCAAGAAGACGCTCGGGCTTTCGCCGACGCGCTATTTCGCGGCGCGCTCGCGGCGTGGGTCTTCCGCTACCCGGGACGGGACGTGA